One window of the Gymnogyps californianus isolate 813 chromosome 13, ASM1813914v2, whole genome shotgun sequence genome contains the following:
- the LOC127021604 gene encoding histone H2A type 2-B encodes MSGRGKSGGKARAKAKSRSSRAGLQFPVGRVHRLLRKGNYAERVGAGAPVYLAAVLEYLSAEILELAGNAARDNKKTRIIPRHLQLAIRNDEELNKLLGGVTIAQGGVLPNIQAVLLPKKTQSSKK; translated from the coding sequence ATGTCGGGCCGGGGCAAGTCCGGCGGCAAGGCGCGGGCCAAGGCCAAGTCGCGCTCGTCGCGAGCCGGGCTGCAGTTCCCCGTGGGCCGGGTGCACCGGCTGCTGCGGAAGGGTAACTACGCGGAGCGGGTGGGCGCCGGGGCGCCGGTGTACCTGGCGGCCGTGCTGGAGTACCTCTCGGCTGAGATCCTGGAGCTGGCGGGCAACGCGGCCCGCGACAACAAGAAGACGCGCATCATCCCGCGGCACCTGCAGCTCGCCATCCGCAACGACGAGGAGCTCAACAAGCTGCTGGGCGGCGTGACCATCGCCCAGGGCGGCGTCCTGCCCAACATCCAGGCCGTGCTGCTGCCCAAGAAGACACAGAGCTCCAAGAAGTGa
- the HMCES gene encoding abasic site processing protein HMCES isoform X2, which produces MCGRTACSLGADNLRRACAYRDRRGRRRQPEWIQAERYRPSYNKGPQSSGPVLLSRRHLQQDADSSERVLMDMRWGLVPSWFKKDDPSKMPFNTSNCRSDTMLKKSSYKGALLKGKRCVVLADGFYEWQQHSGGKQPYFIYFPQTKDAAEGKEGDEEWRGWRLLTMAGIFDCWEPPAGGEMLYTYTIITVDASKDVSFIHHRMPAILDGDEAIRKWLDFAEVPVQEAVKLIQPTENIIFHPVSTFVNSVRNNAPECLTPIELGANKEVKATPSSKVMLSWLKNSQEGSPQKKENDLPRWTSQFIHSPSPKKTSADILQQWLGKEGEPAAKKCKA; this is translated from the exons atGTGCGGCCGCACGGCCTGCTCCCTGGGGGCCGACAACCTCCGCCGGGCCTGCGCCTATCGCGaccggcggggccggcggcggcagcccgaGTGGATCCAGGCGGAGAGGTACCGGCCCTCGTACAACAAGGGCCCGCAGTCCAGCGGCCCGGTGCTGCTCTCCCGCCGGCACCTCCAGCAG GATGCCGACTCCTCTGAGCGGGTCCTCATGGACATGCGCTGGGGCCTGGTTCCCTCCTGGTTCAAAAAGGACGACCCCTCCAAAATGCCGTTTAATACCTCCAACTGCCGCAGTGATACCATGCTGAAGAAGTCCTCCTACAAG gGTGCTCTCCTCAAGGGCAAGCGCTGCGTGGTCCTGGCGGATGGCTTCTACGAGTGGCAGCAGCACAGTGGGGGAAAGCAGCCGTATTTCATTTACTTCCCCCAGACCAAGGACGCC GccgaggggaaggagggagacgAGGAATGGAGAGGATGGAGGTTGCTCACCATGGCTGGGATTTTTGACTGCTGGGAGCCACCGGCGGGAGGAGAAATGCTGTACACTTACACCATCATCACTGTGGATGCCTCCAAGGACGTGAGCTTCATCCATCACAG GATGCCAGCCATCCTGGATGGGGACGAGGCCATCAGGAAATGGCTGGACTTTGCTGAAGTGCCAGTCCAAGAAGCGGTTAAACTCATCCAGCCCACAGAGAACATAATTTTCCACCCAGTGTCCACTTTTGTCAACAGTGTCCGCAACAACGCACCCGAGTGTCTCACACCCATCGAGCTGGGAGCCAACAAG GAGGTCAAAGCCACCCCAAGCAGCAAAGTGATGCTGAGCTGGTTAAAAAACTCCCAGGAGGGCTCTccccagaagaaagaaaatgatttgCCCAGGTGGACAAGTCAGTTCATCCACAGCCCTTCGCCCAAGAAAACCAGCGCAGATATCCTGCagcagtggctggggaaggagggagagccGGCTGCGAAGAAGTGCAAGGCTTAG
- the HMCES gene encoding abasic site processing protein HMCES isoform X4, producing MCGRTACSLGADNLRRACAYRDRRGRRRQPEWIQAERYRPSYNKGPQSSGPVLLSRRHLQQGALLKGKRCVVLADGFYEWQQHSGGKQPYFIYFPQTKDAAEGKEGDEEWRGWRLLTMAGIFDCWEPPAGGEMLYTYTIITVDASKDVSFIHHRMPAILDGDEAIRKWLDFAEVPVQEAVKLIQPTENIIFHPVSTFVNSVRNNAPECLTPIELGANKEVKATPSSKVMLSWLKNSQEGSPQKKENDLPRWTSQFIHSPSPKKTSADILQQWLGKEGEPAAKKCKA from the exons atGTGCGGCCGCACGGCCTGCTCCCTGGGGGCCGACAACCTCCGCCGGGCCTGCGCCTATCGCGaccggcggggccggcggcggcagcccgaGTGGATCCAGGCGGAGAGGTACCGGCCCTCGTACAACAAGGGCCCGCAGTCCAGCGGCCCGGTGCTGCTCTCCCGCCGGCACCTCCAGCAG gGTGCTCTCCTCAAGGGCAAGCGCTGCGTGGTCCTGGCGGATGGCTTCTACGAGTGGCAGCAGCACAGTGGGGGAAAGCAGCCGTATTTCATTTACTTCCCCCAGACCAAGGACGCC GccgaggggaaggagggagacgAGGAATGGAGAGGATGGAGGTTGCTCACCATGGCTGGGATTTTTGACTGCTGGGAGCCACCGGCGGGAGGAGAAATGCTGTACACTTACACCATCATCACTGTGGATGCCTCCAAGGACGTGAGCTTCATCCATCACAG GATGCCAGCCATCCTGGATGGGGACGAGGCCATCAGGAAATGGCTGGACTTTGCTGAAGTGCCAGTCCAAGAAGCGGTTAAACTCATCCAGCCCACAGAGAACATAATTTTCCACCCAGTGTCCACTTTTGTCAACAGTGTCCGCAACAACGCACCCGAGTGTCTCACACCCATCGAGCTGGGAGCCAACAAG GAGGTCAAAGCCACCCCAAGCAGCAAAGTGATGCTGAGCTGGTTAAAAAACTCCCAGGAGGGCTCTccccagaagaaagaaaatgatttgCCCAGGTGGACAAGTCAGTTCATCCACAGCCCTTCGCCCAAGAAAACCAGCGCAGATATCCTGCagcagtggctggggaaggagggagagccGGCTGCGAAGAAGTGCAAGGCTTAG
- the HMCES gene encoding abasic site processing protein HMCES isoform X3 — protein MCGRTACSLGADNLRRACAYRDRRGRRRQPEWIQAERYRPSYNKGPQSSGPVLLSRRHLQQDADSSERVLMDMRWGLVPSWFKKDDPSKMPFNTSNCRSDTMLKKSSYKGALLKGKRCVVLADGFYEWQQHSGGKQPYFIYFPQTKDAPAAEGKEGDEEWRGWRLLTMAGIFDCWEPPAGGEMLYTYTIITVDASKDVSFIHHRMPAILDGDEAIRKWLDFAEVPVQEAVKLIQPTENIIFHPVSTFVNSVRNNAPECLTPIELGANKEVKATPSSKVMLSWLKNSQEGSPQKKENDLPRWTSQFIHSPSPKKTSADILQQWLGKEGEPAAKKCKA, from the exons atGTGCGGCCGCACGGCCTGCTCCCTGGGGGCCGACAACCTCCGCCGGGCCTGCGCCTATCGCGaccggcggggccggcggcggcagcccgaGTGGATCCAGGCGGAGAGGTACCGGCCCTCGTACAACAAGGGCCCGCAGTCCAGCGGCCCGGTGCTGCTCTCCCGCCGGCACCTCCAGCAG GATGCCGACTCCTCTGAGCGGGTCCTCATGGACATGCGCTGGGGCCTGGTTCCCTCCTGGTTCAAAAAGGACGACCCCTCCAAAATGCCGTTTAATACCTCCAACTGCCGCAGTGATACCATGCTGAAGAAGTCCTCCTACAAG gGTGCTCTCCTCAAGGGCAAGCGCTGCGTGGTCCTGGCGGATGGCTTCTACGAGTGGCAGCAGCACAGTGGGGGAAAGCAGCCGTATTTCATTTACTTCCCCCAGACCAAGGACGCC CCGGCG GccgaggggaaggagggagacgAGGAATGGAGAGGATGGAGGTTGCTCACCATGGCTGGGATTTTTGACTGCTGGGAGCCACCGGCGGGAGGAGAAATGCTGTACACTTACACCATCATCACTGTGGATGCCTCCAAGGACGTGAGCTTCATCCATCACAG GATGCCAGCCATCCTGGATGGGGACGAGGCCATCAGGAAATGGCTGGACTTTGCTGAAGTGCCAGTCCAAGAAGCGGTTAAACTCATCCAGCCCACAGAGAACATAATTTTCCACCCAGTGTCCACTTTTGTCAACAGTGTCCGCAACAACGCACCCGAGTGTCTCACACCCATCGAGCTGGGAGCCAACAAG GAGGTCAAAGCCACCCCAAGCAGCAAAGTGATGCTGAGCTGGTTAAAAAACTCCCAGGAGGGCTCTccccagaagaaagaaaatgatttgCCCAGGTGGACAAGTCAGTTCATCCACAGCCCTTCGCCCAAGAAAACCAGCGCAGATATCCTGCagcagtggctggggaaggagggagagccGGCTGCGAAGAAGTGCAAGGCTTAG
- the HMCES gene encoding abasic site processing protein HMCES isoform X1, translating to MCGRTACSLGADNLRRACAYRDRRGRRRQPEWIQAERYRPSYNKGPQSSGPVLLSRRHLQQDADSSERVLMDMRWGLVPSWFKKDDPSKMPFNTSNCRSDTMLKKSSYKGALLKGKRCVVLADGFYEWQQHSGGKQPYFIYFPQTKDAVAEGKEGDEEWRGWRLLTMAGIFDCWEPPAGGEMLYTYTIITVDASKDVSFIHHRMPAILDGDEAIRKWLDFAEVPVQEAVKLIQPTENIIFHPVSTFVNSVRNNAPECLTPIELGANKEVKATPSSKVMLSWLKNSQEGSPQKKENDLPRWTSQFIHSPSPKKTSADILQQWLGKEGEPAAKKCKA from the exons atGTGCGGCCGCACGGCCTGCTCCCTGGGGGCCGACAACCTCCGCCGGGCCTGCGCCTATCGCGaccggcggggccggcggcggcagcccgaGTGGATCCAGGCGGAGAGGTACCGGCCCTCGTACAACAAGGGCCCGCAGTCCAGCGGCCCGGTGCTGCTCTCCCGCCGGCACCTCCAGCAG GATGCCGACTCCTCTGAGCGGGTCCTCATGGACATGCGCTGGGGCCTGGTTCCCTCCTGGTTCAAAAAGGACGACCCCTCCAAAATGCCGTTTAATACCTCCAACTGCCGCAGTGATACCATGCTGAAGAAGTCCTCCTACAAG gGTGCTCTCCTCAAGGGCAAGCGCTGCGTGGTCCTGGCGGATGGCTTCTACGAGTGGCAGCAGCACAGTGGGGGAAAGCAGCCGTATTTCATTTACTTCCCCCAGACCAAGGACGCCGTG GccgaggggaaggagggagacgAGGAATGGAGAGGATGGAGGTTGCTCACCATGGCTGGGATTTTTGACTGCTGGGAGCCACCGGCGGGAGGAGAAATGCTGTACACTTACACCATCATCACTGTGGATGCCTCCAAGGACGTGAGCTTCATCCATCACAG GATGCCAGCCATCCTGGATGGGGACGAGGCCATCAGGAAATGGCTGGACTTTGCTGAAGTGCCAGTCCAAGAAGCGGTTAAACTCATCCAGCCCACAGAGAACATAATTTTCCACCCAGTGTCCACTTTTGTCAACAGTGTCCGCAACAACGCACCCGAGTGTCTCACACCCATCGAGCTGGGAGCCAACAAG GAGGTCAAAGCCACCCCAAGCAGCAAAGTGATGCTGAGCTGGTTAAAAAACTCCCAGGAGGGCTCTccccagaagaaagaaaatgatttgCCCAGGTGGACAAGTCAGTTCATCCACAGCCCTTCGCCCAAGAAAACCAGCGCAGATATCCTGCagcagtggctggggaaggagggagagccGGCTGCGAAGAAGTGCAAGGCTTAG